GCGGACCGGTGGGCTCGACGAAGTGATCCCGCTCGACCTCACGCTCGGCGACGCCGGTGCGGACGGCACGCCGGGACGCGTGCTGCTGGTGAGCGGCCCCAACATGGGCGGCAAGACGGTGCTGCTCAAGACCGCCGGACTCTGCGCGCTGCTCGCGCACGCCGCGCTGCCGGTGCCGTGCGCCGAGGGCAGCACGGTGCCCGAGCTGGAGCAGGTGGTGGTCGACCTCGGAGACGAGCAATCGCTCGACCGCGGTCTCTCGACCTTCGCCGCGCACCTTGCCGCGATGGCCGACATGGCGCGCGCCGCCGGACCCCGTACGCTGGTGCTCGCGGACGAAGTCGGCGCGGGCACCGATCCCGATGAAGGCGGAGCACTCGCGCGCTCGCTGGTCGAGCATCTGGCGGCAGCCGGTACGTGGGCGGTCCTGACCACGCATCTCGGGGCGCTCAAGCGGCTGGTGCCCGAAGTGCCGGGCGTCGTGAACGGATCGCTCGAGTTCGACCCGGGAACACTGCGCTCGCGATTCCGCTTCGTGCCCGGCGTGCCGGGCGCGAGCCACGCGCTCGAGGTGGCGGAGCGACTGGGATTCCCGTCCGAACTGCTGGCGCGCGCGCGCGCGTTGACGCCCGAAAGCACGCGCGCACTCGAGCGCCTGACCCAGGAGCTCGCCGCCGCCACCGAGCGCGCTCGCACCGAAGCCAGCGCGCTCACGCTCGCGCGGGCCGAAGCGCAATCGCAGGCGGCGGCGCACCATGACGCGACCGAGCACGCGCGGCGCGAGCTCGCCGAGGCGCGGAGATCACTGACCCGCGAGAGCGAGGCGCTCCTCGCCCGTTCGCGTGAGTTGTGGCAGGTGGTTCAGAAGGAAGCGCGCCGCCGCGACACGACGCGCGAGGATGCGCAGCGGCTCAAGCGCGACGTCGAGCAGACCACGCGCGAGGTCGAGACGTTGGCGGCGGGCAGCGACGATTCGCGCGCTGCGGTGCCGGGGCTGATGGCGGCCGAGGTGGTTCCGGGGCTGCGCGTGCGTGCGCTGGACCTGGGACTCGAGGCCGAGGTCTCGAGTGCTCCCGACGACGAAGGGCGTGTCCAGCTCAAGCGTGGCACCTGGACGATCCAGACTCACGTCAATCGTCTGGCGCGCGCAGCGGACGCGGCGCCGATCGCCCCGCGCCCCGCGTCGACGAGCTGGTCGGTCGGTGACGGACCGCCGCCGCTCGAAGTCGATCTGCGCGGCATGGAAGCCGACGAGGCACTCGGTGCGCTGGATGCAGGTCTCGATCGCGCAGTGATGGCGGGGCTCGGCGAAGTACGCGTGATCCACGGCATCGGACGCGGCGTCCTGCGAGGTGCGGTCGAGAAGCATCTGCGTCGCCATCCCCAGGTCGCCGAGCAGCGGCTGGGTCAGATTGGCGAAGGTGGGCGTGGCGTCACCGTGGCGAGGCTCCGATGAGTCTTCCGGCGCGGGGCACCCCGCTGCGCTCGGACGAGTGGATCGAGCGCGTTCGCGATGCCAATGACATCGTCGAGGTGATCGGGCAGACCGTGGTCTTGAAGCGTGCCGGTCGCAACTGGGTCGGCGTGTGTCCGTTCCACAAAGAGAAATCGCCTTCGTTCTCGGTCAACTCCGAGCGCCAGTTCTATCACTGCTTCGGATGCAAGGCGGGCGGCGACGTGTTTCGTTTCGTGATGGAGACCGAGAAGATCGGCTTCGTCGAAGCCGCCGAGATGTTGAGCCGTCGGGCCGGGATCGCGATTCCGGAACGGCGCCCCGGCGAGCGCGGTCAGCGCACCGCGGCACTCGAGGCGCTCGAAGCGGCTGCGGTGGCGTACGAACAGTGGCTCGCGGACCCGGAACGCGGTGGCGCGGCGCGCGCGTATTTGGAGCAGCGCGGCATCACGCGCGAAACGCAGCGCGCGTTTCGACTCGGACTGGCCCCGACCGGCTGGACGCCGCTGATCGATCGTCTGCGCGATCGCATCTCGGAAGAGGCGTTGCTCGAGGCCGGGCTGGTCGCGAAGCGCGAGCAACGCAGCGGCGTCTACGATCGGTTCCGCGATCGGCTCATGGTGCCGCTGCTGGCGCCGGGCGGCACCGTGGTCGGCTTCGGCGGTCGCACGCTCGGCGAGGACGGGCCCAAGTACCTGAACTCGCCCGAGACCTCGATCTATCACAAGGGTCAGTTTCTCTACGGCTTCGACGTCGCGCGTCGGCCCGCCGAGGCGGCGGGCGAATTCGTGCTGGTCGAGGGCTACTTCGACGTCATCGCCTTGCATCAGGCGGGCGTCACGCACGCCATCGCCAGTTCGGGAACGGCGCTGACCGCCGATCAGGCGCGCGCGATGAAGCGCGTGGTCTCACGAGTGGCTTTGACGTTCGACGGCGACGACGCCGGTCGGGAGGCGATGCTGCGCTCGCTCGACGTGCTGATGGCGGAGGGGCTCGAGGTCGCGATCCTGCCGCTGGCGGCGGGGCAGGACCCCGACACGTTCGTGCGCGAGCACGGTTCCGACGGCTGGGGACGACTGCGCGCGGCGGGGCTCGATCCGGTCGAGTTCATCCAGCGCCACGAAGAGTCCGCGGGCGGTGTG
The Candidatus Eisenbacteria bacterium genome window above contains:
- a CDS encoding endonuclease MutS2, giving the protein RTGGLDEVIPLDLTLGDAGADGTPGRVLLVSGPNMGGKTVLLKTAGLCALLAHAALPVPCAEGSTVPELEQVVVDLGDEQSLDRGLSTFAAHLAAMADMARAAGPRTLVLADEVGAGTDPDEGGALARSLVEHLAAAGTWAVLTTHLGALKRLVPEVPGVVNGSLEFDPGTLRSRFRFVPGVPGASHALEVAERLGFPSELLARARALTPESTRALERLTQELAAATERARTEASALTLARAEAQSQAAAHHDATEHARRELAEARRSLTRESEALLARSRELWQVVQKEARRRDTTREDAQRLKRDVEQTTREVETLAAGSDDSRAAVPGLMAAEVVPGLRVRALDLGLEAEVSSAPDDEGRVQLKRGTWTIQTHVNRLARAADAAPIAPRPASTSWSVGDGPPPLEVDLRGMEADEALGALDAGLDRAVMAGLGEVRVIHGIGRGVLRGAVEKHLRRHPQVAEQRLGQIGEGGRGVTVARLR
- a CDS encoding DNA primase encodes the protein MSLPARGTPLRSDEWIERVRDANDIVEVIGQTVVLKRAGRNWVGVCPFHKEKSPSFSVNSERQFYHCFGCKAGGDVFRFVMETEKIGFVEAAEMLSRRAGIAIPERRPGERGQRTAALEALEAAAVAYEQWLADPERGGAARAYLEQRGITRETQRAFRLGLAPTGWTPLIDRLRDRISEEALLEAGLVAKREQRSGVYDRFRDRLMVPLLAPGGTVVGFGGRTLGEDGPKYLNSPETSIYHKGQFLYGFDVARRPAEAAGEFVLVEGYFDVIALHQAGVTHAIASSGTALTADQARAMKRVVSRVALTFDGDDAGREAMLRSLDVLMAEGLEVAILPLAAGQDPDTFVREHGSDGWGRLRAAGLDPVEFIQRHEESAGGV